TTTCTTTGTCCACCACCTTAACCTTACACCATgttagagaagagagagagagagagagagagagagagagagagagggaatgtGATCTATGTATGGTGGATCTGGTTTCGGTGGGACCTCGAACTTGTTCCAGGGCGATTCTGTGTCCAAAGAGAAAAGAAGCAGCCCGAAGATGGGCTGTCCCCGGCGATGGTGTCATGGCAGAACCATTTTAacgccgttgtcgccgctcgtgGTTCAAAGGTCGAAGCATCGGATCGGATCGGAGTGGGAGATAGAGGAGAGAGAAATCTACTCCTCCTCCTTGTACCTGCTTTCTCGACCTTCTTTCCCGGCACACACATTCTGCGCTCCTGCTCCCCAAGTCCACTAAATGTCACACCATCaagattcttcttcctctttctctcgACTCCTCCGCTTCTTCTACCTCGGGAGGAGCGTCGACCAAATGGAGTACGTGAAAGAAAAGGAGTAGTTTGGTGTCGTCCCAGTGGGCATGCGCAAGTTTATAGCTCTGTACAAGAATACAATGATATATAGGGTGGGATCTGTTTGGTTTGGTTTGGAGTAGAACAGACCAAGCATGCTTGTCACCACTCCTCATGGTGGCACTGCTCGTTCCATCATTCCCCTCACCTTCCTCTTCCCATGCCTTCCTCCATTAATTGCTTCACGCCCTTCCCCTTCCTCCGACCCATCCGAGTCTCCTCCTTGTATATATTCACACCCACTTGTATCTCATGTCCTGTCTCCTCGTTGGTTGGTGACCTAATGTAACCCGGCCAATATATTTGACTGCTCATATCCATGAAGGGGAAGCTAGAAAACCCATTGGCCATCCTCAGAAAGCATCGATCATAGGTGCTTCCACATCCTTCATGTGGTTGGTTCTCCGAGAACAAGGTATAAATGCCCACCACCGACGAGGTTATCGGATTTCATGAGGCCGGCTCACAGGTATTCGACCTTAATAGATGGAGGAAGCGATATTGGTGAGGTTCAATCCGATGATCGGCTTACGAAACGACCGTAAGCCCTTCTCGGATTGAGCCGCGCCAATATCACTTCGTCTTCTTTGTTCCTACTAGCgatcttttctttttcatctCTGCGATCACATGGTTTTCAACTGCAATGATGCATCGATCCATTTCTCAGTCCATTGTTGCGTGTGACGAACGAACAAGAATTCGTCTGCGTTTCCTATATTAATTAGCTATTGCAGGTTAGACTTCTCCTGAGGTTTTGGTCTGACAGAAGGTAGCCTTTCGTTTCTTTTCCGGCAATAGCATTGAGATGAAACCTTTGATGTACGTACTAGCAACTATCTCCATATCATCTTGTTTCATTCTTGTACTTGGGTGGCTATCAGAAGATCAAATTCGTTTGACCTCACCAATATTTTGTTTCTATTTTCTGGATCTCGACGCTCCTTCCTTTTCGCTTGGTTTCTCGAGGACAAGGAGGGAAAGCTGCATCTGACATAACTCCTACAAGAACGCATATGAGAAGAATTGCTCGTGAAGCAAACAGCCCGTTGACGAAACCCATCCATGAGAGCATCGAAGGAGATAGATGTACGTATGAGGTTTCATGGAGGCTGGCATTTTATGTCTCATAGGGTGAGAGTTTTACATATTTAGGTGATAAAAGACAAGAAAGTTACCTTTATGATGCAACTTCCATTGTGAATCAAGCTTGCTCCTCTTGATCATACATATTTAGAGACCATCTATGTAGGGCATCGATTAGGCTACGCTACATGTTATCATTTCGATGAATGTATGTCACAGTGCTGTTCCAGTACTATTCATCTGTGATCATGTTAATGAAACCCTAAATTGACTGTCTCCATTTTTCACCATCAATCAAAGCATGAGTTCTTCCCTGTCTTTTTGCTGGAAATGTCCTCATGTCGTTGAACTCGTAGTTGCAGTTTACTGGTCGGGGCAGCTGGTATTCTCCTGCCATCCTGTTCTCTAGAGAGGCTCTTGCATTACAGTAGTATGCATCTTATTCCACCTTAATAAATTTCTTCTATCATCTTCAACCATGGATGTGAAACTCCTAACAGAATGATGTAGATTCCTCATGTCTGGCTATATTATTTAGAACATGCTGAAGAATATTTCTTTTCCTTCTGTTCTTGTCTTCCATATTGTTATGTTTATGTTATTCATTTTGTCACTTGCAGGAACTTCTAATGAGTTTTCGACTATCTCCATTAAGCCATGTAATCATGTTTGATGTGATGACTGTTCCTGAACATTTATCTTAACATTGTGAAAAGGAACAATGGATGTGGATCATCCTCCAATTGTGATAGAAAGTGTGATCTGATTCTTGTTCTGGGGCATTAAAATTTGCTGTAGGAGCCAAGACAAGTACAAGTCGGTCTCATCTCTTTGATTCACTCCTTCAGGTAATTAGGACTGTCAAAAGAGTTGATAGGGACAATCAGAAGATATGTTTCATTATTATATCCAAAACAAGTTGCAACAAAATTGAATCATTTGCACTAATAAATCATCTGAGATTACTGTGCTCAGGAAAACCAAATCTCTAGAGTTGCAAAAACTCTGCTCGCATCCTTGTTTGCACACCCAAAGAGCAAAAAACTACTTCGAAGTGATTTCATTTGCTGAATTACCAGTGTCACTTCGATCCAACTTTGGGTGATTCTGCTAAGTTTGGAACGAACCTGCACCATGATTTTGTAATCTCCTCAGTCTGGAGTAGGAAAACCATCCACGAAATAGATGACCGAACTTGAATTCTGTACATCTGATCCGGTTATCATTATCGTCAAGAGCATATTGTTCATCCACATACTCAGTAGAACCAACTCCGTTATGATCCCTATCCTTGTCGTTCTCCTCAACTTCATCATGAACTTTTGACCCTGTAAATGAActttggaaaaagaaaagaaatggaatTTTAAGATTCagcaaagagttccatccaatgaCTCACTATATCCATCTCTGGATACTTCCTAACAAATGAAGGTATACATTAAGGTTTGTACAGCCAACAATCTTAATGAACATGGAAAAGAATAGTGAGGACCTTACGTTCTATGTTGCTCCATATCAGTTCCATGATTTATCGGTCTTCTTCCCTTGCCTGGTCTGTGGTCGAAAGAAAGATGCCTAATAAAATGAAGCTGCAtcgaaagaagaaaagaacattTGCTCATGTCAAAGAAAAAAAACTAAGCCTGCAAATTGCATAAAATTATCAGGAGAGCTAGAAGAGGCAGCAGGCACAACTACAATATTTGGATCATGGGATAGAAAAGAGAACAAGCTGAGGCTGGAAACAATTTCATGATGCTTAAGACCataaaacaacaagctgataCTAAATGCAGACTGTTCATATAACAAAAGACATTCATgttgacatcaaatcatccagTACTGGCCCAGCATTTGTAGGTCTATGTTAGTTGCCACCAATAACTTGTATCTGCAATGAAGTCCGAGTGCACAAGTGTGACACCTCAGAATCATCTGATATAACCGATCATACAAAATTTTCATAGATAGTTCAAAATGTCATTAATTAAGATAGATTAGACAAAGTGATATGCGATGACACTTCTCGCTCGACAGATAAAAGAACAAGATGTTTCATATAGGAAAATATGTGTAAAAAGAAACAGGATAACAGTCTCCTTCCAGAAACTTTTTTTGATTTAGTGGTAACTCATGGCAGTCCAACTAACACATCAAAACTGCCTTTAAGTTTATTCATCGCATGTACACTCTAAACATATGGCTTCAATTTcttataaaacttgatagttgacaAAATCATAATTCTATTACTATGAGAAGCATATATATCACAATTATCATTGCATATGTGTATAATCATTTAATGTAGGAGCATTGTTTCCTTCAATTGCAGATATACATGTGTGATAAGGACCAAAAAGGATGTTCAAGTTCCCATAGGCCTAAGTTGCAGGATATTCTTCAACCAATTTATATCAAAGAACTCCTTTGTGCTTCACTGGCATCCTCATGTATACGcaagaatagaaatacaaactggaCAGAAAAGGTCATCAACTCTCTTATAATCTTTTAAGAATGCAAGATCACTTCTGTCATACTCAACAATCTTACTCAAGAAATTTCTAAGGTCACTGGTCAACTGGAACTTTGATCTTACATGAATCCAAATAGTCCACATCAAATTATATCAAGGGCAAGGGGTGATGTCGCAATCTACAAAGGCGACATTAATGAAGCAGGGCATGGAATGAACAGTGCTTATAAACGAATGCAATTGCAAGGAGGTGATGCACGCGAGGTTACATCACATGATCAGATATATTCGGCATCTAGGTTTTGAACCAGCAGTACAAGAATGCATCATCAACCAAAAAAGCATCGAAGAGGACTTGAATCAAAGTTTTAAGTCTAGAATGAGGCAAAATTTCTCATCCGCATCAAATTACTGAATTACAAGGCTTATATTGCTGACCTGATCTCCATCTCTGATCCCAAAGTTCCGTAGATACGATTTATCATCCGTTAATCTATGTTCGTTGTAGCATAAGCAGAAATGACCCCATACGTGAGACCTGTTAAAGGCACAACATCGATACAAGGAAAAAGGAAATCGAGAGGAGCCCTCGTCTATAAAATTATAGCCCTAAATGTGAACCGGCACAGCATATATTAACATAAAAGAACAATCTTTGAGAGTAGAGAGGAATCTTGTGGCATTCATCACAAAGAGAGAACATTTGTGTGCACATGTTTATTCCAAGTCTTATAGCGAAAGCGAGGAACAAAGCCAATCGGTCATACCAAGAAGTAGTTGCATCTTTGGAAGGCCGACTGAAGAGGCATTCGACGGCTTC
The window above is part of the Musa acuminata AAA Group cultivar baxijiao chromosome BXJ1-1, Cavendish_Baxijiao_AAA, whole genome shotgun sequence genome. Proteins encoded here:
- the LOC103982497 gene encoding uncharacterized protein LOC103982497, with translation MVCDAKRRRVRLLQPSASALHLDAASPFADGSFSYFRLPADPLLRLSVLKLDGSSFDVQVARTARVRELKEAVECLFSRPSKDATTSWSHVWGHFCLCYNEHRLTDDKSYLRNFGIRDGDQLHFIRHLSFDHRPGKGRRPINHGTDMEQHRTSFTGSKVHDEVEENDKDRDHNGVGSTEYVDEQYALDDNDNRIRCTEFKFGHLFRGWFSYSRLRRLQNHGAGSFQT